caagcagctcatgcagctcaataacaaaaaaacaaacaacccaatccaaaaatgggcagaagacctaaatagacatttctccaaagaagatatatagattgccaacaaacacatgaaaggatgctcaacatcattaatcattagagaaatgcaaatcaaaactacaatgatatatcatctcaaaccagtcagaatggccattatcaaaaaatctagaaacaataaatgctggagagggtgtggagagaagggaacactcttgcactgttggtgggaatgtaaattgatacagccactatggagaacagtatggagggtccttaaaaaactaaaaatagaactaccatacgacccagcaatcccactactgggcatataccctgagaaaaccataattcaaaaagagtcatgtaccaaaatgttcattgcagttctatttacaatagccaggacatggaagcaacctaagtgtccatcatcggatgaatggataaagaagatgtggcacatatatacaatggaatattactcagccataaaaagaaatgaaatggaggtatttgtagtgaggtggatggagttagagtctgtcatacagagtgaagtaagtcagaaagagaaaaacaaattccctatatgtggaaactagaaaaatggtacagatgaactggtttgcagggcataaatagagacatagatgtagagaacaaatgtatggacactaagggggggaagcggcggggggtgggggtgggatgaactgggagattgggattgacatgtatacactgatgtgtataaaatggatgactagtaagaacctgctgtataaaaataaataaaataaaattcaaaaattcaaaaaaaaaagaaatacaagataaTAAAAGAACACCAATTGAAGGGGAAGCAGAGACAAACGAGGGGTTTTCAGGACAGGTGAGACTGTGCCCATGTGAACATGAAGGAAAAAATGGCTCTGGGGTTGGGAGGGCGGTAGAACTTAAAGATACTGGAAGAGAGAGGACATAGGTGAGAAAGCAAGTTCCTGGGGATTGTCAAAGGCAGGGAGtcggggagagagagacagaaagagagagagagagagagagagagagagcagtcgtcttggaaaaggaaaatggaaatctGGGATGGACATagacaggaggaagaaagaaagaatttagagaaaaatatattgaagaGGGAGGAAAATAATGCCAGCTACTTTTTTTGAGCACTTGACAATGTGCCATACACATTTACATACCCAGATAGTGAAGCCACCCGGAGAGTTAGGAAACCTGCCCAAtagctagtaaatgacagagctgggcTTACTCACCGTAAGAAGCAGAGCCTGTGTGCTTAACCCTTACTCTGTAGTTTCAGTTTCTGTCCCACTCAGCCTACCAATCCTACACTCTGCCCCATGCTCAGGCTAGATATATTCCCCTGCCCCTGCCAGATCTGGATCACTCCTGATCCAATCAAGTGGCAGGTGAGATTCCCTACACCTATGATGCCTTTCATCAGGTTCAGTGCCTGGGTCCCTTCTTCTAAGCTCCGGTGTTCTCAACCAGATCTTCCCTTTGGCTGGACATCCTGCCTCACTATGGCCCCTGGACAGGGGTTGAGATCTTTAGCTTAGAAAATATGAGATCTTAATAATGGGAGAATGGCCTCAGCTGTAAGTGGCAGAGAGTGACAATGCAAATACAAAGAGAGAGGTGGGAGCACGTCAAGTCTGTGAGGGATCAGAAGTGAGAGAGAGTTTGGGGCTGGAAGGCAGGGGTTTGGATCCAGGAAGATGAGATCAAGCAAAAGCAGGACAGGACCAAAGAGGGAAGTGGGAAAAGGAAATCTTAACTGGCTGCTTAGCAGCAGATGATGTTTGTAGGCTCTAATGTTTGTGGTTGGTGGTCCCAGCTAAGGGTGGAGTGGGTACCACAAGTCACTCTCTCAAGCCCACTTCtcaggcagggctgggcaggggatTTCCCAGGTTGGGTTGATGGTGTGCCTGGATAGAGTTTGAGTTGTTCCAGTTTTGAGAGGCTTATTTCCCTGCCAGTTGTTGGCAGCCacacccttcccccagcccagggcctgtctGGGTGCTGGCCATGGTCCTGACCGGACTCTTGTACTCCTCTGGCCACCCAGGTTGGCGAGAGTGGGGATGGAAGGATAACAGAGAATCTGAAAGAGGGTGAGGATGTTCACCTATGTTGATCTTGATTTATTTctagggaaggagggggagtaGAGCTGTGTATTGGAGGATAGTGATGATTTGGAAGAGCTGCTATAGGCAGTTTACTAGGAAACTTCCGGACATTCTGAAAAGGATTACCCAGCAGCTGTGAAGTCTTAGCCAAAGTTAGACATCAGGAGTATATCATGTGTCCAGTCATGCCTCTGGTTCTAGGGCTTCCCTCAGCAACGGTCACCACTGTATCCAGGAACACTGAGGCTCCAAGAGACCTGAGTTCTCCAGCACGTACATGATAGTTGAATAAATACATGCATCAGTGAATGATGGCATTCAGCTGGAATGATGTAATAGAGGGGAAAAGATCTCTGTGCCAAAGTGTGAAGTGGCAGGTATCTTTGAACTCAGATTTagcaaaaggaaaggaaggacccTGTGCCTGGGAGTGGGGTGGTGCAGAAATGTTCCTATGCTCAGACATGAGAATTAGGGGATTGAACTACAAATTAGCACAAGCTAAGAGAAGAGAGAGTTTGATGTGCACATGCTGTGAATTCATATGCATGAATTGGCAAAGATTTCTTGGTGCCTGCCCTTTGCTATGAGGCTTAGAGGAATAAAAAATACCCTTTTCTCAGGTAGGAAGGATGTGAGAAGAAGAGGTCAGAATGGAGCATAAGTGGGACAGAAAGTAAGATAAAGATTCATGGGATTTCTGAGCTCTGCTTCTGCCTAAGATACAGAAAgctagaaacatttaaaatagcacCAAAATCATGAAATACTTAGatagaaatttaacaaaatatgtgcaagatttgtatgctgaaaatataaaatattggtgAGAGAACCCAAAGAAGAAATATGTCCAcagattggaagactcagtaGTGTCAAGATGTGTAGTTCCCTCCAAATCGagctatagattcagtgcaatcccatcAAAAGCCTAGCAGGCTTTGGGGAGAGTGTAGGGGGGAGAAATTGACATACAGTGTCTAAAATTTACATAGCAAAGTTACTAGAACAGCTAAAACCATTTTGAAAAGGAACAATGTAGTTGGATTACTCACatcacctgatttcaagacttgttataaagctacagtgagTAGTCAAGATGGGGTGATATTGGTAAAAggatagacacacagatcaatggaacagagtagacagTCAAGAAGTAGACCTACATGTCAAGTGATTTTCAATAAAGATACTAAGGCAATTGAATGGAGAAAGGGTAGTCTTCTAAACGACTGAGAAGGCTGGTACGGGCAGGACAGTGGGCTGTCCTCTTGGAGGTCTGGGATCCTCAGCACCCCGCTGCTGGGCTGCAGTGGtggcccctcctctcctctcctcccccaccccactccccctcctTGAATCATAAAGCCAGATCCCAGTCCTGATGATTGCTCAACCTCCAGGAGCCAGTTCCTGTGGGCAGCGCCTGACGAGCCTGAGCCTCTCCTTTCTGCAGTTCAAGGGAAAGAAGAGATCTTGCACAAGGCACCCTGCGTCTGTCCTCCACAAGAGAAGGGTGACATGGAGCCTCTTGGGCTGCTCATCTTGCTCTTTGTCACAGGTAGGATTCCCTCCCTCCGCTgccttctttccctctccttccttgaGTATATGGcaagtgggtgggtgggtagggagCACTGAGCCAAAGTGTGAAGATGGCTGAAATTCTCGGCATGTCCTGCACCCCCTCTTCTCACTGTGCCCCATATTCTTcatcatctccctctctccccagcatCAGATTCTTCATGTACGTGGAAGTGTCAGAGGCTGGTGGATTCGGACACCTAGAAAGGGAAGGAGTTCTGATGGTGGCATCTCAGGCACTAGCTAGTAGTTGGGGGAAGTTTTGGGGGGCACTGGTAAGAGCCCCTAAAATTATGAACCACTTAACTAGCCCCAGAAGAGTAGCAGcgtgggagggagaaaagaacCTGGTACTGGTAATCTGCATCTTTGGGGTGCCCCTCCGTCCTCTTGTCCTCAGCCCTGGATGGGAGGTGAAGGGGCTGAAGATTTTGTGATTGAGCAGGGGGGATTGGCACCCCAGATTCTTGCACATGACGGCCTTTTCTCGTTGGGGAAGGGTGCCTCTTGCTCCCCCAGAGCAATAGGCATACCTGGGTGAGAGGAGAGACTGTTCCAATGGAGCTGGAGCTTCTTGGCTGGAGGTGGAGTAGGGGAAGAGGGATGCGTTGGCCTGCCCAAAggcagagggatggactggggAGTATGGAGGGGGCACTGCTCACCAGGTCTCTCTGGTTCCAAAAGACAGGCCACCAGCTCCCCAATCCTTTTTACAAGTTTCTGTCACCATGTGGTTGAAGATGTGGTTGAAGAGAGGGGAGGCTGAGGCAGAGGGCGCTGGGTGATTCTCTTATAGCCCCTGCCCTGGCAATAGACTGGCACTCTAAGCCCACCCCAAGGAGGGTCCCTAAAATAGCAGCCTCATGTCTCTCCCAAAATAGTTCTGAGACTCATCCCTCCTGAAAGgggaacaaagacacagaaatAGGGAAGCTGGAAGCTAAAGGTCAGAAAGAGGAGAATGCAGTGCTGGTATGAGCGTGGGCAGCTGCAAAGTAAGCAAGGATGgcgggcgtggggagggggtgccCAGCCCCACGTGGGAGCAGCCCCAGGCCTGAGAGGGCCACTGGCCCTGCTCTCTTGAgatggagggggagaggggagggcttgATTTCATGTGACAGGAAGAACATGAGCGGACTAGGACTGGAGGGAACTTCAAGACCAAATGTCTCTGGAAATAGGCCCAGAGAGGGTCAGTTATTTCTCTAAAGATGTCCAGCAAGTCCAATGGTGATAAAGCCAGATCCAGGACCTGGGTTTCCTGGTTTCCAGCTTCCTATAAACACATACCTGGGTTATGCTGCCTTCTCCCAACTTGTGTAAAGACCTGAGTTCCTTAAGTGCGGGATTTCTGTCTCTTCTGTTCATtgaacatagtaggtgttcaataaacactTGGTAAGTGAATGAATGTCTCCTCCCCAGAGCTGTCCCGAGCCCACAACACCACGGTGTTCCAGGGCACGGCAGGCCGGTCCCTGAGGGTCTCCTGCCCCTACAACTTCTTGAAGCACTGGGGGAGACGCAAAGCCTGGTGCCGCCAGCTGGGTGAAGAGGGCCTGTGCCAGCAGGTGGTCAGCACTCACCCCTCGTGGCTGCTGTCCTTCCTGAAGAGGCGCAATGGGAGCACAGCCATCATGGACGATGCCCTGGGCGGCACACTCACCATTACGCTGCGGAATCTTCAAGCCCACGACGCTGGCCTCTATCAGTGCCAGAGTCTCCATGGTAGCGAGGCCGACACCCTCAGGAAGGTCCTGGTGGAGGTGCTGGCTGGTGAGTGGGCAGCTGACTGCACCCTGGCCTGCCCTTGGGCCTGGGGTCGTCTTTAGTGTCTGAGCACAGGACCACTCTCAGGGCTTTCGGGGACCCTGGGAAATCCCACAGTGTGGatcttgtccctccccaccccacaactCAGGGTCAACTCAGGGTCACTGTGGATGGTTGTGCAGGTTGCTAACTGCACAAGGGGGTCACAATCCAGCCCTGCTGTCTCTCTCCAGGCTGTGCTCCCTGGTGGAGGACTGCATCACTTGCAGGAAGGGTACAGTTCTCTAATTTGCACAAGGCACCTTATGAGCTAGCTGTGGTCCTGCTTCCCCCAAACAGCTTTATCCATTTGGCATCTGGTTAGGATGTGAGCACTGAGGTGGTCCTTAAGGAGTAGGAGGACATTCATCTATTCCTTCACTCAACCACCCAACGGACCTACCAACATAGATTAAGCACCAACCTGGTACAGAGAAACAACCCTAGAAAGGAACActgctgtgaccctgggcaacgtgcttctcctctctgggcctccatttccccatctttaaATGGAGGTGGCGGTGCCTGTGCTGCTGACCCCACAGGGCTCCCATGAGACACAAATGACATGACAGAGTTAAAAGTGCTTGGCGTCAGTGACAGCCGTTGCCCCAGCCTCCTGCTGCTAACTGCTTGGGATCCTCATTTCAGGCTTGACTAGGTGAGACGGGCAGTGGTGGGGTCCTTCTCATCCCTGAGCTTGCACAGGGGCTGCCCTTCAGGAAAGCTTTCTGTCTGTGTCTCCAGAACGTGGCTGTGTCCCAAAGGAGAACAAATCTGAGGTTACGTATCCCTTTTCTGACTCTCCCCTTGTCCAACTCCTCTCCCCAACATGGCCGCTTATCATGGAAATGAAGGTTGAAAGTAACATTCGTCTAAGGTGGGGAGGGTAGGGTACACTGCCTGCCTTAGACCTCAAACCCTACCTCCATGGGAGTAGGGGGTGAGGACACACAGATTTTCAGCCCTATCAGGGTCTAAGGCTCAGCTGACTCCCAAGAAGATAGcaggaaaaaataacaacaacaacaacaataacaataatccATAGCTGGTATAGGCAGCTTGACTGTTCACACAGGACTTTCAAAAACACCCATTATTTCGTTTGATCTTCCCAAAGACCCTGTGTGATGGGAGGGTGGGAGTTGCAGTTACTGAGCTCCTGTGAGGGGATGGGTACTACAAAGGATGCTCTCACTGTATCCTGCAACGCTATTATTAAGAAGGTGTTCCTAATTgctccactttacaggtgaggaaactgaggctcagagaggttaacaaCTTGATCCACACATGGCCATGTCCCAGAGAGCCTCACCCTACCCAGAGAGGTTCTCCCCACTGTGGCATCAATGAGGGGGGCTAGAAGCTCACAGGCTCTGTCTCCCACAGACCCCCTTGATTACCAGGACCCTGGAGATCTCTGGATCCCTGAGGAGTCCAAGAGCTTTGAGGATGCCCACGTGGAGCACAGCATCTCCAGGTATAGTGACAGGTCTTTCCTAAAATCCCTGGGCAGACCTCCACCCTGCAGAGCCAAGGCATGGGGTGGCAGCTGGGGGGCGGCATGTGCCAGAAGTACAAATTCCAAGGCAATTAGAACACTAAAGTGTCTGCATATGATCTTGTCTAAACACCCCTCCAACCAGCCAGTGTGTGTTGGTATGACTGTGCCAGTTGTTAAAATACTGCACAACTTCCCTAACAGTTTGTAAGTAGCTGCTGCTCCAAGACTCCTGAATGGTCGGCCACCCATCCCCTCCCCTGGCAGCCCTCAGACATCTCCACAATTCAGCAACAATGAAAGTTTTAGTATTTTAGTACAAAACTGGTACCCTCAGATCCCTGCTTCCCTGATGGGACCAGAATCAGTTCTGACTGGTTCTTGACTGGTGTTTAAACACTGTTAGTATAACCATGAAGTGCACATGTGCAtgcggacacacacacacacacacacacacacacaccataccaCACCATCATGCAGAAAACTGCTCAGCAAGGGAGGTAATTGTTTAAAAGCAGTCAGCAGGCAGATCCATGCCTGgaactcaggtctcctgactACAGGCTCCCCCAAGCCCCGCAAAGCCTCATCCAGGGATGGTGCTGGATGGGGAGATATCCTCAGCCCCCGGAGCTCCTGGTGTCTCCCCATTCCTTCTATGAGGGCAGATTCCAGTCTGTGGGTCCCCTCATGGCCTCCCAcatgtcctctttttttctccaagGAACCTTTCTGAAGAGGAGAGCCCCTTCCCACCCATTTCCATCCTTCTCCTCCTGGCCTGCATCTTTCTCAGCAAGCTTCTAGCAGCCAGCGCTCTCTGGGCTGCAGCCTGGCATGGGCAGAAACGGAGGACACCCCATGCCAGTGGGCTGGACTGTGGCCATGACCCAGGTTATCAGCTCCAAACCTTGACAGGTGAGCTTGGAGAGCATGGTGGCGGCTGGGGGCTGGTGAGGTGGGACTGAGAGGGGCCGAGTGAGTACTCTCTGTTGCAGAGCTGAGAGACACGTGAGAGGAGGACCCACGGTGGAGGAGAGGCCTGGGAGAGGTCTGCACGGACGACCCCCGCCTGCTGCACACCCGCCCCTTGGCCACCAAGTCTCCTGGTTCTGCTTTTGCAAAAGGCCACTCTGCCTGTACCCGGCTTCTCCTGGCTCCTGGAAGCAGGGAtttgtgcgtgtgcgtgtgtgtgtgtgtgtgtgtgcatgtgtgtgtgtgcatgggaggTGGGAAGGACATCTACCAACTTCTGGACATTGGACATTAAACACTCTCACAAATAAATCCAAGACTTCATGTTTAACTGATGGTTTAGGGCGTCATGAAGGTCTTCTCTTTTGCTACAGGGCTAGGAGAGTGAATTCAGATGAGGAAAAGATAAAAGGTCTGGCTCCTTGGGGCCTAGGGGCTTAGGATATCATGTCACTCCATTCCCACAGGCTCCAAACTGGCCaatctttttattcttctctctccctcccagagatCTGATTACCAAGCCCTGTCTCCTCCTGTGGAATTTCTCTagcatcctctcctctcctcctcctgcctcctgtcCATCAGTTCCCTAGGATTACTGCTGggccccctgccccaggccccctgcctcCCTCCGCCCCCCTCAAGTTCATCCAATTCCCAGCTGACTCAAACCTCTAGCAAACCTAGAGGTTTGCTTTTATCATGTTACTCTGCCTCCGGAGAAATGGCAAGGGCTTCGGTTGCAGAGTGCAGCGTACCAGAGCTGGGGACTACTGGTGCAAGCCCCTTATCCTGtggaagggaaactgaggctcaaaagggAAAGGATTTACCCAAAGTCCCTCGTAGAGCCTGGAAATCCTACTTTCACTTGGCGTTCAAGGTGTCCTTCCCTCTAGCTCAATCTTactcatttatttgtatatttattcaataaatattttctgtgccAGGTACTAGTATAGGCATTGGAgacacaacagtgaacaaaacaagcaAAGATTTCTGTCCACACAAAGCCATGTTCTAGTGGGAAGAGAGCAgacaaacacagtaagtcagtCAGTCAGATGGTTAGGAGTACGGGGAGTGCAGGAGGCACGGGGGATGACGCAGTTCTGAAGAGTAGTCAGAAGGCACCACTTGAGAAACACTTTGAGGAAGCAAGGGGGGAAGAGTATTCGGGGCACAGGGAACAGCCACGGCAGCTCAGGGAACCTCACCTCTCTCTTCAACACACACATGCCACCTGAGGTGGAGCGAGGAGAATGGGATAGAGACTACCCTGAGGGTGGGTTGCCCCGAAGAGGAGGAAACAAGTTGGCCACATCCTCAGGTTCTCTGTCCTGGGCCTCAGAGAGGTGGAAGCCCAGGAGCCCCTCTGGCTATGGCCACACGGGGCTGCGTTGCCCCCTAAGCTGGGTGTGGGCACCTGGGGTTTTGAATCACTGGGCAAGAGCCCCTGAGGCAGCCCTGTGTTCCAGCCTCATGTCAACACATCACTCCCCTAATTGcagtcctgccccagccctgcctcaccCACTCCCTGCTTAGGCTGCTCCACTGTCTCTGTCCCCAGCTCCAGGACTCTGGTCCAGTCTGTGTTTCCCTGGTGTCCCTGACTCAGCGGCACGTGAAACTTCCCCATCGGGTCCTGGGGCAGTCGTCTCCTTCCTGCAGACACAGGCACAGTCTAGGAGCCAAGGCTGAGCAGAGCCCAAACTGAGCCCCCTGCACCTCCCTCGCTCCCGCCCCGTCTGGGCACCAAGGGTGATGAGATGGAAGGGGAGGCTCCAGGACGTGCCTGGTCATGGAGTGCCGCTGGAACTTTCGTCCTCTTGGGAGCTCAGCCTTTTCTCCTGCCTGCTCTGCCATGTCAGAGACATCTACCCTGGGACTCAGATTGCCAT
This genomic interval from Balaenoptera ricei isolate mBalRic1 chromosome 11, mBalRic1.hap2, whole genome shotgun sequence contains the following:
- the TREM2 gene encoding triggering receptor expressed on myeloid cells 2; translated protein: MEPLGLLILLFVTELSRAHNTTVFQGTAGRSLRVSCPYNFLKHWGRRKAWCRQLGEEGLCQQVVSTHPSWLLSFLKRRNGSTAIMDDALGGTLTITLRNLQAHDAGLYQCQSLHGSEADTLRKVLVEVLADPLDYQDPGDLWIPEESKSFEDAHVEHSISRNLSEEESPFPPISILLLLACIFLSKLLAASALWAAAWHGQKRRTPHASGLDCGHDPGYQLQTLTELRDT